One window from the genome of uncultured Tateyamaria sp. encodes:
- a CDS encoding DUF1801 domain-containing protein codes for MAEAKTQVSDTPFSVWVDSVDPDTRRTEARMLDALFREVTGYDPQVWTGGIVGYGAYDYTYASGRSGTWMATGFAPRKAKLSIYIMPGYTDFGPILDRLGPHAKGKSCLYITRLARVDMSVLGELVVAGLHDLATRWPVRDRA; via the coding sequence ATGGCAGAAGCAAAAACCCAGGTGTCCGATACCCCGTTTTCCGTCTGGGTCGACAGTGTGGACCCGGACACGCGCCGCACCGAGGCCCGGATGCTGGACGCACTGTTCCGTGAGGTGACGGGGTACGATCCGCAGGTCTGGACCGGTGGCATCGTGGGCTATGGTGCCTATGACTACACCTATGCGTCGGGTCGGTCGGGCACCTGGATGGCGACCGGATTTGCCCCGCGCAAGGCGAAGCTGAGCATCTATATCATGCCCGGTTACACGGATTTCGGGCCGATCCTTGACCGGTTGGGGCCGCATGCCAAGGGCAAGTCCTGTCTTTACATCACCCGATTGGCGCGTGTGGACATGTCCGTTCTGGGGGAACTTGTCGTCGCGGGCCTGCACGATCTGGCCACCCGTTGGCCCGTGCGGGACCGCGCATAA
- a CDS encoding MBL fold metallo-hydrolase: MSTSPKFNRRTALMGAAALPLAAATATQTRAAAPMLGVAQAPYRRVKVGTFEVTTLLAGTRSVEGPHSIFGLNVDADTFNTVSAEAGLSTDAAQFFFTPTLVNNGTELVLFDTGLSGAGTVAAIEAAGYTADQVDKVVITHMHGDHIGGLSTDGTPTFANAAYMTGAAEFDAWSGTGNENFDGKVAPLAEQMTMLDDGGSAASGITAMAAFGHTPGHMVYMVEDGGTQLVIGADFANHYVWSLAHPDWEVRFDMDKEAAAATRKRLLDMMATDRTAFIGYHMPWPGIGYVVSNGEGGYRYEAHSYQLM, from the coding sequence ATGTCCACATCCCCCAAATTCAACCGCCGCACCGCCCTGATGGGCGCGGCTGCCCTGCCCCTCGCGGCAGCAACTGCCACCCAGACGCGGGCCGCTGCGCCCATGCTGGGTGTGGCCCAGGCCCCGTATCGCAGGGTCAAGGTCGGCACGTTCGAAGTCACGACCCTGCTGGCCGGAACCCGGTCCGTCGAAGGCCCCCACAGCATCTTCGGGCTGAACGTGGATGCCGACACCTTCAACACCGTATCGGCCGAGGCAGGCCTGTCCACCGACGCCGCACAGTTTTTCTTCACCCCGACGCTGGTCAACAACGGCACGGAGCTGGTCCTGTTTGACACCGGCCTGTCCGGCGCAGGCACCGTCGCCGCGATCGAGGCGGCAGGCTACACCGCTGATCAGGTGGACAAGGTCGTCATCACGCACATGCACGGCGATCACATCGGCGGGCTGTCGACCGATGGCACGCCCACCTTCGCAAATGCGGCCTATATGACCGGCGCGGCAGAATTCGATGCCTGGTCCGGCACCGGAAATGAAAACTTTGACGGCAAGGTCGCGCCCCTGGCCGAACAGATGACCATGCTGGACGATGGCGGGTCCGCCGCATCGGGCATCACGGCCATGGCCGCCTTCGGCCACACGCCCGGCCACATGGTCTACATGGTCGAGGATGGTGGCACGCAACTGGTGATCGGCGCGGATTTTGCCAACCACTATGTCTGGTCCCTGGCCCACCCCGATTGGGAGGTTCGGTTCGACATGGACAAAGAGGCCGCCGCCGCCACACGCAAGCGTTTGCTGGACATGATGGCAACCGACCGCACCGCGTTCATCGGATACCACATGCCGTGGCCCGGCATCGGCTATGTCGTCAGCAACGGCGAAGGCGGCTATCGCTACGAGGCACACAGCTACCAACTGATGTGA
- a CDS encoding prolyl oligopeptidase family serine peptidase, whose translation MFLRISLLLAALGLASPALACGPDTNCPLGDRHYRIAMPEGHDGVTPVGAIVFAHGYRGSASGAMRNRNMRRMVSDMGLAFVAVKSAGPDWDIPGVPSNVTSTGKAEMAYFDAVIADATTRFAIDPDRIMMSGFSAGGMVTWELACNRPDLFAGFAPVSGTFWQGPPDTCVAPASVIHIHGTEDRTVPLAGRAIASTRQGDVTEVLRMYRALGAYGPSEPARALEDLECARQANAAGDVLEFCTFPGGHSFRRSFLGYAWDRLAAAGKV comes from the coding sequence ATGTTCCTTCGAATATCCCTGTTGCTTGCTGCGCTGGGGCTTGCGTCGCCTGCGTTGGCCTGTGGCCCCGACACCAACTGCCCCTTGGGCGACCGGCATTACCGTATCGCCATGCCAGAGGGGCATGATGGCGTCACGCCCGTGGGGGCCATCGTGTTTGCCCATGGCTATCGCGGGTCGGCCAGTGGCGCGATGCGCAACAGGAACATGCGCAGAATGGTGTCGGATATGGGTCTTGCCTTTGTCGCGGTGAAATCGGCCGGTCCCGATTGGGACATCCCCGGTGTGCCCAGCAATGTCACCAGCACCGGCAAGGCCGAGATGGCGTATTTTGATGCGGTGATCGCGGATGCCACCACACGGTTTGCCATTGATCCGGACCGGATCATGATGTCCGGCTTTTCGGCCGGGGGGATGGTGACATGGGAACTGGCCTGCAACCGCCCCGATCTGTTTGCAGGTTTCGCGCCAGTATCGGGGACCTTCTGGCAGGGCCCGCCCGACACCTGCGTCGCCCCCGCCAGTGTCATTCACATCCACGGAACCGAGGACCGGACCGTGCCCCTGGCCGGGCGTGCCATTGCATCGACCCGGCAGGGCGATGTGACCGAGGTGCTGAGGATGTACCGGGCGCTGGGCGCGTACGGCCCCTCCGAACCGGCCCGCGCGCTGGAGGATTTGGAGTGTGCGCGTCAGGCAAACGCCGCAGGCGATGTGCTTGAGTTCTGCACGTTTCCCGGGGGGCATTCGTTCCGGCGCAGCTTTCTGGGCTATGCCTGGGATCGGCTGGCGGCGGCCGGAAAGGTATAG
- a CDS encoding Hint domain-containing protein — protein MPFTFYAENNEFAASTGNNVNSGNGTSTFDYPPTSTRNLVITSSADDDDPRLFEVGEVYSLSFMGNGGTSIENATVIRSDPLSGNEGAIVFEGLNPQGEVVQVVWSPNFDLEQWYFNNFNNGQSPGFYTYDRVEEDYSFACFASGTLIDTVDGPVPVDRIVPGDLVPTRDGGPEPVLWVASSSVPGLGRAAPVTLAEGFLGAEAPVTVSPQHRILIRDPRCESHFGAPEVLIPAAHLVDGQTVQKRTQRVVTYFHLLFERHEVITAQGVDSESLLLGDDMRGVMSSSAFQQFEASFGGRFPHRRAQKMARRAVRKRDAPLIRKWLGLNAVDPTQTPPSFFYAA, from the coding sequence ATGCCATTTACGTTTTATGCCGAAAACAATGAGTTTGCCGCCTCTACCGGCAACAACGTCAATTCTGGCAACGGCACTAGCACGTTCGATTATCCGCCCACGTCGACCCGCAATCTGGTCATAACGTCCAGCGCGGATGATGACGACCCGCGCCTGTTTGAAGTGGGTGAGGTGTATTCGTTGTCCTTCATGGGCAACGGGGGCACGTCGATCGAAAATGCGACCGTGATCCGAAGTGATCCGCTGAGCGGCAATGAAGGCGCGATCGTGTTCGAGGGTCTGAACCCCCAGGGCGAGGTCGTGCAGGTGGTGTGGTCGCCCAATTTCGATCTTGAGCAATGGTATTTCAACAATTTCAACAACGGCCAGTCGCCGGGCTTCTACACCTATGACCGTGTGGAAGAGGATTACAGCTTTGCCTGTTTTGCCAGTGGCACCTTGATCGACACGGTGGACGGGCCCGTCCCCGTGGACCGGATTGTGCCGGGTGACCTTGTGCCCACCCGCGATGGCGGACCGGAGCCTGTGTTGTGGGTTGCTTCGTCGTCCGTGCCGGGACTGGGCCGGGCGGCGCCCGTGACCCTGGCGGAGGGGTTTCTGGGGGCAGAGGCCCCTGTGACCGTGTCGCCGCAGCACCGCATTCTGATCCGCGATCCCCGATGCGAGTCGCATTTTGGTGCGCCTGAGGTGTTGATACCCGCCGCGCATCTTGTCGACGGGCAAACTGTTCAAAAGCGCACCCAACGGGTCGTGACCTATTTTCATCTGCTGTTTGAACGGCACGAGGTGATCACCGCCCAGGGCGTTGACAGCGAAAGCCTGCTTTTGGGGGACGACATGCGCGGCGTGATGTCCAGCAGCGCCTTTCAGCAGTTCGAAGCCAGTTTTGGCGGCCGATTCCCGCACCGCCGCGCACAAAAGATGGCGCGGCGGGCCGTGCGGAAACGGGATGCGCCGCTGATCCGCAAGTGGCTGGGGCTGAATGCGGTGGATCCGACGCAAACCCCGCCCAGTTTCTTCTACGCGGCGTGA
- a CDS encoding NAD+ synthase, whose translation MAERFRITLGQLNPVVGDISGNADKARAAWAAGRDAGADIVALPEMFITGYNAQDLVMKPAFHTAAMKAVEALAADCAAGPTLAIGCPWTEGAALYNAYLICRGGKIVSRLLKHNLPNETVFDEVRIFDAGPLGGPYSVGNTRVGSPICEDAWHPEVSETLQETGAEFLLVPNGSPYYRDKFETRLNHMVARVVETGLPLIYLNMVGGQDDQVFDGGSFALNPGGALALKLPVFDEMVAHVDLQRGREGWRVVAGEKALHPDAWEQDYRVMVTSLRDYCGKTGFRKVLLGMSGGVDSALVATIAADALGPENVRCVMLPSEYTSSHSLEDAEACAKALGCHYDYVPIAETRAAVTSTLAPLFEGLDEGLTEENIQSRIRSLLLMALSNKFGEMLLTTGNKSEVAVGYATIYGDMAGGYNPIKDLYKTRVFETCRWRNANHRDWMMGNPGEVIPDRIITKPPSAELRDDQKDSDSLPDYPDLDALLDILVDQDGSIADCVAAGFDADVARKVERLIYLSEYKRFQSAPGARLTKRAFWLDRRYPIVNRWRDPS comes from the coding sequence ATGGCCGAACGATTTCGCATTACCCTGGGCCAGTTGAACCCGGTTGTGGGTGACATTTCAGGCAATGCGGACAAGGCGCGTGCCGCCTGGGCGGCGGGGCGGGACGCCGGGGCCGATATCGTCGCTCTGCCCGAGATGTTCATCACCGGCTACAATGCCCAGGACCTGGTCATGAAGCCCGCCTTTCATACCGCGGCCATGAAAGCGGTCGAGGCGCTGGCCGCTGACTGTGCCGCGGGGCCGACCCTTGCCATCGGGTGCCCCTGGACCGAGGGTGCCGCGCTTTACAACGCCTACCTGATCTGTCGCGGTGGCAAGATCGTCAGCCGTCTGCTGAAGCACAACCTGCCCAACGAGACCGTTTTTGACGAAGTCCGCATTTTCGATGCCGGTCCCCTGGGCGGCCCCTATTCCGTGGGCAACACGCGTGTGGGCAGCCCGATCTGCGAAGATGCCTGGCACCCCGAAGTGTCCGAGACATTGCAGGAGACGGGGGCCGAGTTCCTGCTCGTGCCCAACGGATCGCCCTATTACCGGGACAAGTTCGAGACGCGGCTGAACCATATGGTCGCCCGTGTGGTCGAGACGGGTCTGCCGCTGATCTATCTGAACATGGTCGGCGGGCAGGATGATCAGGTGTTCGATGGCGGCAGTTTCGCCCTGAACCCTGGTGGGGCGCTGGCCCTGAAACTGCCCGTATTTGACGAGATGGTGGCCCACGTGGATCTGCAACGCGGCCGGGAGGGCTGGCGCGTGGTCGCCGGCGAGAAGGCCCTTCATCCCGACGCCTGGGAGCAGGATTACCGCGTCATGGTCACGTCCCTGCGCGATTATTGCGGCAAGACCGGGTTCAGGAAGGTGTTGCTGGGCATGTCGGGGGGCGTGGATTCGGCGCTGGTGGCGACAATTGCAGCCGACGCCTTGGGCCCCGAGAATGTGCGCTGTGTCATGCTGCCGTCCGAGTACACGTCGTCCCATTCGCTGGAGGATGCCGAGGCCTGCGCAAAGGCCCTGGGCTGTCACTATGACTATGTTCCCATTGCCGAAACGCGGGCGGCCGTGACATCGACCCTGGCGCCGCTGTTCGAGGGGCTGGACGAGGGGCTGACCGAAGAGAACATCCAAAGCCGCATTCGCAGTCTGCTGCTGATGGCGCTGTCCAACAAGTTTGGCGAGATGCTGCTGACCACCGGCAACAAGTCCGAGGTCGCGGTGGGCTATGCCACGATCTATGGCGACATGGCGGGTGGCTACAATCCGATCAAGGATCTGTACAAGACCCGCGTGTTTGAAACCTGCCGCTGGCGCAACGCCAATCACCGCGACTGGATGATGGGCAATCCGGGCGAGGTGATCCCGGACCGGATCATCACCAAGCCGCCTTCGGCCGAGCTGCGCGACGACCAGAAGGACAGCGATAGCCTGCCGGATTATCCGGACCTTGATGCGTTGCTGGATATTCTGGTGGATCAGGACGGGTCCATTGCCGATTGCGTGGCCGCCGGGTTTGACGCCGATGTCGCGCGCAAGGTCGAGCGGTTGATTTATCTGAGCGAATACAAACGCTTTCAATCGGCCCCCGGTGCGCGCCTGACCAAGCGCGCCTTCTGGCTGGACCGCCGCTATCCCATCGTGAACCGGTGGCGTGATCCAAGCTGA
- a CDS encoding 2-isopropylmalate synthase, giving the protein MSVRGLIFCLCLAPAAVLAQSGNVLTKQYDDGGVYEGTFRGGLQHGTGTYRLPNGYEYSGEWVDGEIKGTGTARFPNGSIYEGTFAKGKPDGFGKITFADGGTYEGDWQGGAILGTGVALYANGVRYEGQFRNAKHHGKGVMQSPGGYEYKGDWIDGIKQGMGVITYPDGSVYDGQIEAGKRQGEGKLTTPDGLVYVGLWADGQIDGTGTLTQPNGDVYEGDLVSGKREGKGRVTYANGDVYEGQFTDDRRQGQGTFIGNDGYTYIGEWAEGQIEGTGRVTYPDGSVYEGQFVDDLPQGTGKITYTDGSVYEGAWIAGVIEGQGKITYPNGIVYEGGFRNARNHGTGVMTYADGYRYEGAWVDGKRQGTGTATYPDGTIYTGEFLNGQRHGQGKIVMADGFTYEGAWENGEINGQGIATYASGDVYEGNFQNGKRQGVGTMRYATGEEATGEWNSGALNEDS; this is encoded by the coding sequence ATGTCCGTGCGCGGATTGATCTTCTGCCTATGCCTTGCACCGGCGGCTGTGCTGGCCCAGTCGGGCAACGTGCTGACCAAGCAATATGACGATGGCGGCGTGTACGAGGGCACCTTTCGCGGGGGGCTTCAGCACGGGACCGGCACCTACCGGCTGCCCAACGGCTATGAATATTCCGGCGAATGGGTAGACGGAGAGATCAAGGGGACCGGCACCGCACGCTTTCCCAACGGCTCAATCTATGAAGGCACGTTTGCCAAGGGCAAACCCGACGGCTTTGGCAAGATCACCTTCGCCGATGGCGGCACCTATGAAGGTGATTGGCAGGGTGGCGCGATCCTTGGAACAGGTGTCGCCCTCTATGCCAACGGGGTCCGGTACGAAGGCCAGTTTCGCAATGCCAAGCACCATGGCAAGGGGGTCATGCAATCGCCCGGCGGCTACGAATACAAGGGCGACTGGATCGACGGCATCAAACAGGGCATGGGGGTCATCACCTATCCCGACGGCTCGGTCTATGACGGCCAGATCGAGGCGGGCAAACGCCAGGGAGAGGGCAAGCTGACCACACCTGACGGGCTGGTCTATGTGGGCCTCTGGGCCGATGGGCAGATCGACGGCACCGGCACGCTGACCCAACCCAATGGCGACGTGTACGAGGGCGACCTCGTGTCGGGCAAACGCGAGGGCAAGGGGCGCGTCACCTATGCCAACGGCGACGTCTACGAAGGACAGTTCACCGATGACCGCCGGCAGGGTCAGGGCACCTTCATCGGCAATGACGGCTATACCTATATCGGCGAATGGGCCGAGGGCCAGATCGAGGGCACGGGCCGCGTCACTTATCCCGATGGCTCGGTCTACGAAGGACAGTTCGTGGATGACTTGCCACAGGGAACCGGCAAGATCACCTATACCGACGGCTCCGTCTACGAAGGCGCGTGGATCGCCGGTGTGATCGAAGGCCAGGGCAAGATTACCTATCCCAACGGCATCGTCTACGAGGGCGGGTTCCGGAATGCCCGCAATCACGGCACTGGCGTGATGACCTATGCCGACGGCTATCGCTATGAAGGGGCATGGGTCGACGGCAAACGCCAAGGCACCGGCACGGCCACATATCCCGATGGCACGATCTATACCGGAGAGTTCCTGAACGGGCAGCGTCACGGCCAGGGCAAGATCGTTATGGCCGATGGGTTCACCTATGAAGGCGCCTGGGAAAACGGCGAAATCAATGGCCAGGGGATTGCCACCTACGCCAGCGGTGACGTCTACGAGGGCAACTTCCAGAACGGCAAGCGCCAGGGTGTGGGCACCATGCGCTACGCCACCGGCGAAGAGGCCACCGGCGAATGGAACAGCGGGGCGCTGAATGAAGACAGCTGA
- a CDS encoding cryptochrome/photolyase family protein, which translates to MSRLILVLGDQLSEGVAALKAADKDRDIVVMAEVAEEGSYVPHHPKKIAFILAAMRKFAARLRDAGWQVAYSELDDTDNSQSIAGELLRRADQHGVSEVIATRPGEYRLIAALEDCPLTVTLLEDDRFIASHAAFEAWAEGRKALRMEYFYREMRRKTGLLMEGDQPAGDKWNYDHDNRKPAPDDVDFGGPMQFTPDAVVEDVLAMVERRFGDHFGDLRPFWFATDQGQARRALTHFVSHALPKFGDFQDAMLAENRFLYHAVVGLYINVGLLDPLEVCRAVEQAWKDGDAPINAAEGFIRQIIGWREYVRGIYFHEGPEYPRRNVLNHQRKLPAFYWGAETRMRCVSKAVAQTGAEAYAHHIQRLMVTGNFALLAGLDPAEVSEWYLAVYADAFEWVEAPNVVGMSLFADGGVIASKPYVSSGAYINRMSDYCKGCHYKVSVKTGEGACPFNLLYWHFLDRHRDRFSNNARMGNMYRTWDRMDEDRRATVLAEAEAFLDRMSAGKVV; encoded by the coding sequence GTGAGCCGGTTGATCCTGGTCCTTGGGGACCAATTGAGTGAGGGTGTGGCGGCGTTGAAGGCTGCCGACAAGGACCGCGACATCGTCGTGATGGCCGAGGTCGCGGAGGAGGGGTCTTATGTGCCCCATCATCCCAAGAAGATCGCGTTCATTCTGGCCGCCATGCGCAAGTTTGCAGCGCGCTTGCGCGATGCGGGCTGGCAGGTGGCCTATTCCGAGTTGGATGATACCGACAACAGCCAGTCGATTGCGGGCGAGCTGTTGCGCCGGGCGGACCAGCATGGCGTGTCCGAGGTGATTGCGACGCGGCCCGGGGAGTACCGGTTGATTGCGGCCCTTGAGGACTGCCCGCTGACGGTCACGCTGTTGGAGGATGACCGGTTCATTGCATCCCATGCCGCGTTCGAGGCCTGGGCCGAGGGACGCAAGGCGCTGCGCATGGAATATTTCTATCGCGAGATGCGCCGCAAGACCGGCTTGTTGATGGAGGGCGACCAGCCTGCCGGGGACAAGTGGAATTACGATCACGACAATCGCAAGCCGGCACCCGATGATGTCGATTTTGGTGGGCCGATGCAGTTCACGCCGGATGCGGTGGTGGAGGACGTGCTGGCGATGGTCGAGCGCCGCTTTGGCGACCATTTTGGCGATCTGCGCCCGTTCTGGTTTGCCACCGATCAGGGGCAGGCGCGGCGCGCGTTGACCCATTTCGTGTCGCACGCGCTGCCGAAATTTGGCGACTTTCAGGATGCGATGCTGGCCGAGAACCGGTTCTTGTATCACGCGGTCGTGGGCCTTTACATCAATGTGGGCCTGCTGGACCCTTTGGAGGTGTGCCGCGCCGTCGAACAGGCGTGGAAGGACGGCGATGCCCCCATCAATGCCGCCGAAGGGTTTATTCGCCAGATCATCGGCTGGCGGGAATATGTGCGCGGCATCTATTTCCATGAGGGGCCGGAGTATCCCCGCCGCAATGTCTTGAATCATCAGCGCAAGTTGCCCGCGTTCTACTGGGGTGCCGAGACGCGTATGCGGTGCGTGTCCAAAGCGGTGGCGCAGACCGGGGCCGAAGCCTATGCCCATCATATCCAGCGGTTGATGGTGACGGGGAACTTTGCCCTGCTTGCGGGGCTGGACCCTGCCGAGGTGTCGGAGTGGTACCTGGCCGTCTATGCCGATGCGTTCGAGTGGGTGGAGGCACCCAATGTGGTGGGCATGTCGCTGTTTGCCGACGGGGGTGTGATTGCGTCGAAGCCCTATGTGTCGTCGGGCGCCTACATCAACCGGATGTCGGATTACTGCAAGGGGTGTCATTACAAGGTGAGCGTGAAGACGGGCGAGGGGGCGTGTCCGTTCAACCTGCTTTACTGGCATTTTCTGGACCGGCACCGGGACCGGTTTTCGAACAACGCGCGGATGGGGAACATGTACCGGACGTGGGACCGGATGGATGAAGACCGGCGTGCCACCGTTTTGGCGGAGGCCGAGGCGTTTCTGGACCGGATGTCGGCGGGCAAGGTGGTCTAG
- a CDS encoding SDR family NAD(P)-dependent oxidoreductase, with the protein MEKVLILGASGGIGSALAAGFEARGAQVDRLSRSVDGFDVTDAGSVARHLAGRGPFSCVVMATGALEIDGAVPEKTIKGLDPAAMLDQFALNAVGPALVLSHAHDLLDRDAPSVFAVLSARVGSIGDNRIGGWMSYRSAKAAVNQVVRTASIELARTHKQAAVVALHPGTVKTAFTRKYLGRHPAVEPGQAAGELMDVMDGLGPEQTGRFLDYSGAEVPW; encoded by the coding sequence ATGGAAAAGGTTTTGATTTTAGGGGCTTCGGGCGGGATCGGGTCGGCGTTGGCGGCCGGGTTCGAGGCGCGCGGGGCACAGGTGGACCGGCTGTCGCGGTCGGTTGACGGGTTTGATGTGACGGACGCGGGGTCGGTCGCGCGGCATCTGGCGGGGCGTGGGCCCTTTTCCTGCGTCGTGATGGCGACGGGGGCGTTGGAGATTGATGGGGCTGTGCCGGAAAAGACCATCAAGGGCCTCGATCCTGCCGCGATGCTGGACCAGTTTGCGTTGAATGCCGTGGGTCCTGCGCTGGTGTTGAGCCATGCGCATGACCTGTTGGACCGGGATGCGCCGTCCGTTTTTGCGGTCTTGTCGGCGCGCGTGGGGTCCATTGGCGACAACAGGATCGGGGGCTGGATGTCCTACCGGTCCGCCAAGGCGGCGGTGAACCAGGTGGTGCGCACCGCCTCCATCGAGCTGGCGCGGACGCATAAGCAGGCCGCCGTGGTCGCGTTGCATCCTGGCACGGTGAAGACGGCCTTTACACGGAAATACCTGGGGCGGCACCCGGCGGTGGAACCGGGTCAGGCCGCGGGTGAATTGATGGATGTCATGGATGGGTTGGGGCCGGAGCAGACCGGCCGGTTCCTTGACTATTCGGGCGCGGAGGTGCCGTGGTGA
- a CDS encoding 2-isopropylmalate synthase → MTQDQTSQDRVVIFDTTLRDGEQSPGATMTHAEKLEIAGLLDDMGVDIIEAGFPIASDGDFNAVSEIAKNATNSVICGLARAQIGDIDRCWEAVKHARQPRIHTFIGTSPLHRAIPNLTMDEMAERIEQTVTHARNLCDNVQWSPMDATRTELDYLYRVVEIAIKAGATTINIPDTVGYTAPRESADLIAKLLENVPGADEIVFATHCHNDLGMATANSLAAVEAGARQIECTINGLGERAGNTALEEVVMALKVRNDIMPYQTGIDSTKIMNISRRVAAVSGFPVQFNKAIVGKNAFAHESGIHQDGMLKNAETFEIMRPEDVGLSETNLVMGKHSGRAALRDKLEQLGFEVGDNQLKDVFVRFKALADRKKEIFDDDLIALMRTSSDPEDERLKIEKLAVRCGTEGPQVADLVMEIDGERHMTTQTGDGPVDATFNAVKALFPHEARLQLYQVHAVTEGTDAQATVSVRMEEAGRIVTGQSADTDTVVASAKAYVHALNRLLVRRGKSGTDKAEISYKDVS, encoded by the coding sequence ATGACCCAAGATCAGACCTCTCAGGACCGCGTTGTCATCTTCGACACCACCCTGCGCGACGGCGAACAATCGCCCGGTGCCACCATGACCCATGCCGAAAAGCTCGAGATTGCCGGGCTTCTGGATGACATGGGCGTCGACATCATCGAAGCGGGCTTTCCCATCGCCTCAGACGGCGATTTCAACGCAGTCAGCGAGATCGCGAAAAACGCGACCAATTCGGTCATCTGCGGCCTCGCCCGCGCCCAGATCGGCGACATCGACCGCTGTTGGGAGGCGGTGAAACACGCACGTCAACCGCGCATCCACACCTTCATCGGCACCTCGCCGCTGCACCGCGCCATCCCGAACCTGACCATGGACGAAATGGCCGAACGGATCGAACAGACGGTCACCCACGCCCGCAACCTGTGCGACAACGTGCAATGGTCGCCCATGGACGCCACGCGCACCGAACTCGACTACCTTTACCGCGTGGTCGAAATCGCGATCAAGGCCGGGGCCACGACCATCAACATCCCCGACACGGTCGGCTACACCGCCCCGCGCGAAAGCGCGGACCTGATCGCCAAGCTGCTCGAAAACGTGCCCGGCGCGGATGAGATTGTGTTCGCCACCCACTGCCACAACGATCTGGGCATGGCGACGGCCAATTCTCTGGCGGCCGTCGAAGCAGGCGCACGCCAGATCGAATGCACGATCAACGGTCTGGGCGAACGCGCAGGCAACACCGCGCTCGAAGAAGTGGTGATGGCGCTCAAGGTCCGCAACGACATCATGCCCTACCAGACCGGCATCGACAGCACCAAGATCATGAACATCTCCCGCCGCGTGGCGGCCGTGTCGGGCTTCCCCGTCCAGTTCAACAAGGCGATCGTGGGCAAGAACGCCTTTGCGCATGAAAGCGGCATCCACCAGGACGGCATGCTCAAGAACGCCGAGACGTTCGAGATCATGCGCCCCGAGGACGTGGGCCTGTCCGAGACAAACCTCGTCATGGGCAAGCACTCGGGCCGTGCGGCGCTGCGCGACAAGCTCGAACAGCTGGGCTTCGAGGTGGGCGACAACCAGCTCAAGGACGTCTTCGTGCGGTTCAAGGCGCTGGCCGACCGCAAGAAGGAAATCTTCGACGACGACCTGATCGCACTCATGCGCACTTCGTCGGACCCCGAGGACGAACGGCTGAAAATCGAAAAGCTCGCGGTGCGCTGCGGCACCGAAGGCCCGCAAGTGGCCGATCTGGTGATGGAAATCGACGGCGAACGGCACATGACCACCCAAACCGGAGACGGCCCGGTCGACGCCACCTTCAACGCGGTCAAGGCGCTCTTCCCGCACGAGGCCCGGTTGCAACTCTACCAGGTCCACGCCGTGACCGAAGGCACCGACGCCCAGGCCACCGTCAGCGTCCGCATGGAGGAAGCGGGCCGCATCGTCACCGGCCAGTCGGCGGACACTGACACGGTGGTGGCATCGGCCAAGGCCTATGTCCACGCCCTCAACCGCCTGCTGGTGCGCCGTGGAAAATCCGGGACCGACAAGGCCGAGATCAGCTATAAAGACGTCAGTTGA